A region of Paenimyroides aestuarii DNA encodes the following proteins:
- a CDS encoding protein-disulfide reductase DsbD family protein, protein MRNLLTFLVLFVTSLGFSQVQDPVKWKSSIEKISDTEYQIKLDAVIEEPWHMYSQFTPEGGPLPLDFIYNNAQGNYEPQGNANESEYTKKFNDIFEVDEYYFAKEAHFTHNIKITNPEVKNIQLELSYQACIDMCIQQNKFFVFDLATVTSKEVLNFEDLSTVTPTSNDTTKTKPLADNPATDKSEKKGLMTIFILSFLGGFAALFTPCVFPMIPMTVSFFTKQSKSRAKGIKNALIYGFSIIFIYVVLGFAVAKIFGADALNELSTSVSFNIIFFVLLVVFAASFLGAFEIMLPNSWANKVDRQADRGGMIGIFFMALALAIVSFSCTGPIVGGLLVEAASMGGIAPLVGMFGFSLALALPFMLFAMFPGWLNSMPRSGGWMNTVKVSLGFLELAFAFKFLSNADLVLQKHWLEREVFLAIWIAIFAAWAIYLFGKIQLPHDSKVEKISVGRLFMALLVSTFTIYLIPGLWGAPLKLISGFPPPMTYSESPYGVGNSKGGVGSLNEIPDGAKEGPHGIVAFTDYDKGMAYAKEVNKPVLLDFTGHACVNCRKMEENVWSETNVLKILNDEVVLISLYVDEKKPLPEAEQYVSKTTGKKIKTIGNKWSDFQIEKYQANAQPYYIVLDNEGNSLNTPVGYTPEVTEYESWLQEGITNYSK, encoded by the coding sequence ATGAGAAATTTACTCACTTTTCTGGTGCTGTTTGTAACCAGTTTAGGTTTTTCGCAGGTGCAAGATCCTGTAAAATGGAAATCGAGTATCGAAAAAATTTCCGATACAGAATATCAAATAAAACTAGATGCTGTCATTGAAGAACCTTGGCACATGTATTCGCAATTTACGCCAGAAGGCGGACCACTACCATTAGATTTTATCTACAACAATGCCCAAGGAAACTACGAACCCCAAGGAAACGCGAATGAAAGTGAATATACCAAAAAATTTAATGATATTTTCGAAGTTGATGAATATTATTTTGCTAAAGAAGCGCATTTTACACACAACATAAAAATTACAAACCCTGAAGTTAAAAATATTCAATTAGAACTTTCTTATCAAGCGTGTATTGATATGTGTATTCAGCAGAATAAATTTTTTGTGTTTGATTTAGCAACGGTCACTTCAAAGGAAGTTTTAAATTTTGAAGATTTATCTACAGTTACACCTACTTCAAACGATACAACAAAGACAAAACCATTAGCAGATAATCCGGCGACAGATAAGTCAGAAAAGAAAGGGTTAATGACTATTTTTATACTTTCTTTTTTAGGTGGATTTGCTGCACTATTTACTCCGTGTGTTTTTCCAATGATTCCCATGACGGTTAGTTTTTTCACCAAACAAAGCAAGTCGCGCGCAAAAGGAATCAAAAACGCACTTATTTATGGTTTTTCAATCATCTTTATATATGTGGTTTTAGGTTTTGCAGTTGCTAAAATATTTGGAGCCGATGCTTTAAACGAATTATCTACAAGCGTTTCATTCAATATAATTTTCTTTGTATTGTTAGTGGTTTTTGCTGCATCTTTTTTAGGAGCGTTTGAAATTATGTTACCCAATTCATGGGCAAATAAAGTAGATCGCCAAGCAGATCGTGGTGGTATGATTGGTATTTTCTTCATGGCATTGGCATTGGCAATAGTTTCTTTTTCATGTACAGGACCTATTGTTGGAGGTTTACTAGTTGAAGCCGCCTCGATGGGTGGGATAGCTCCCCTTGTAGGAATGTTCGGTTTTTCATTAGCATTGGCATTGCCTTTTATGTTATTCGCTATGTTCCCGGGTTGGTTGAATTCTATGCCCCGTTCTGGCGGATGGATGAACACCGTAAAGGTTTCGTTAGGGTTTTTAGAATTAGCTTTTGCTTTCAAATTTTTATCGAATGCCGATTTGGTTTTGCAAAAGCATTGGTTAGAACGCGAAGTGTTTTTAGCAATTTGGATTGCCATATTTGCAGCCTGGGCAATTTATTTGTTTGGGAAAATTCAATTACCACACGATTCTAAGGTCGAAAAGATTTCTGTAGGTAGATTGTTTATGGCCTTGTTGGTATCAACATTTACTATTTATTTAATTCCTGGGTTATGGGGTGCACCTTTGAAATTGATTTCAGGTTTTCCACCACCAATGACCTATTCTGAAAGTCCGTATGGTGTAGGAAATTCTAAAGGAGGAGTAGGATCTTTAAACGAAATTCCAGATGGCGCTAAAGAAGGGCCGCACGGAATCGTTGCTTTTACAGATTACGATAAAGGTATGGCTTATGCAAAAGAGGTCAACAAGCCGGTTTTGTTAGATTTTACAGGTCATGCATGTGTCAATTGTCGTAAGATGGAAGAAAACGTTTGGTCTGAAACTAATGTGTTAAAAATTTTAAATGACGAGGTGGTTTTAATATCTTTATACGTTGATGAAAAGAAGCCATTGCCAGAAGCAGAACAATACGTTTCTAAAACAACAGGTAAGAAAATTAAAACGATAGGTAATAAATGGAGTGATTTCCAGATTGAAAAATATCAGGCAAATGCACAACCTTATTATATTGTTTTAGATAATGAAGGCAATTCGCTGAACACACCAGTTGGTTACACACCAGAAGTTACTGAATACGAAAGTTGGCTACAAGAAGGAATTACAAATTATTCTAAATAA
- the tilS gene encoding tRNA lysidine(34) synthetase TilS codes for MLKAFKQHIEQHFQESVNQKTLLAVSGGVDSMVLLHLYVVLKLEIAVAHCNFQLRGTESDLDEKLVADFCTKNNIPFFVKHFNTIDYATNQKKSIQIAARELRYGWFKQLCTENDCQFIATAHHLDDQAETFLINFTRGTGIDGLVGIPEKNENIIRPLLNFSREEILAYAAKNKVVWREDQSNATTKYLRNKMRHLVLPVLKEENHQFLKSFQNTLHHLKQTQLLADDAFLFFKEKCVICEQDMVRIDLEQAAKFQNETHYLVQVLMPYGFHSFTEIQKICKAHSGKILQNNSHTILKNRNELIVFQQRESNSGVFIIKDKEDVLHLPIFMNILKIENDEINTDKHTIFVNSELLKWPLVLRKKKATDVFQPFGMNGMKKVSKFFKDEKLSQIEKDQVWILQNGDGKIIWVVGMRADDRFKITNNIQQNYKITLNQ; via the coding sequence ATGTTAAAAGCGTTTAAGCAACATATCGAGCAACATTTTCAGGAATCAGTAAATCAAAAAACCTTGCTGGCTGTGAGCGGTGGGGTAGATAGTATGGTTTTGTTGCATTTGTATGTGGTTTTAAAATTAGAGATTGCTGTTGCACATTGCAATTTTCAACTGCGCGGTACAGAAAGTGATTTAGACGAAAAGTTGGTTGCGGATTTTTGTACAAAAAATAACATTCCTTTTTTTGTAAAGCATTTTAATACAATTGATTACGCAACCAATCAAAAAAAATCAATTCAAATTGCAGCGCGCGAATTGCGTTACGGTTGGTTTAAGCAGCTTTGTACCGAAAACGATTGTCAGTTTATTGCAACTGCGCATCATTTAGACGATCAGGCGGAAACGTTTTTAATCAATTTTACACGCGGAACCGGAATTGACGGTTTAGTGGGTATTCCTGAAAAAAACGAAAACATCATTCGGCCGCTTTTAAATTTTTCACGTGAGGAAATTCTCGCTTATGCTGCAAAAAATAAGGTAGTGTGGAGAGAAGATCAATCAAATGCTACCACTAAATACTTACGAAACAAAATGCGCCACTTGGTATTGCCTGTTTTGAAAGAAGAAAACCATCAGTTTTTAAAATCATTTCAAAACACGCTTCATCATTTAAAGCAAACCCAACTTTTAGCAGATGATGCATTCCTTTTTTTTAAAGAAAAATGTGTGATTTGCGAACAAGATATGGTGCGGATTGATTTGGAACAAGCAGCAAAATTTCAAAATGAAACACACTATTTAGTGCAAGTTTTAATGCCTTATGGATTTCATTCTTTCACAGAAATTCAAAAAATTTGCAAAGCCCATTCCGGAAAAATACTTCAAAACAATAGCCATACCATTTTAAAAAACCGAAATGAATTGATAGTTTTTCAACAACGTGAAAGCAATTCAGGCGTTTTTATTATTAAAGATAAAGAAGATGTTTTGCATTTGCCTATTTTTATGAATATTTTAAAGATAGAAAATGACGAAATTAACACAGATAAACATACAATTTTTGTAAATTCGGAGCTTTTAAAATGGCCATTGGTTTTGCGGAAAAAAAAGGCAACAGATGTGTTTCAGCCTTTTGGCATGAACGGCATGAAAAAAGTGTCGAAATTTTTTAAAGATGAAAAGCTGTCTCAAATAGAAAAAGACCAAGTTTGGATTTTGCAAAACGGCGATGGAAAAATCATTTGGGTGGTAGGTATGCGTGCCGATGACCGATTTAAAATTACGAATAACATTCAACAAAACTATAAAATAACTTTAAACCAATGA
- a CDS encoding anthranilate synthase component I family protein, with translation MQRFSKTYPVENIPYFKKQMLQWAQQFREVVFLESNNHKAKYSTHQAVLAFDAFTLLQTDYFNAFEQLKEYQQNTNDWLFGYLTYDLKNDVERLESNNFDGLHFPDLLFFQPKKLIFFENDSVRLEYLGMCDDEMDDDFQQINSTEIQQENQQENQQEKLNVESKLTFNEYETGFNKVISHIQRGDIYEANYCMEFFAEKVQLNSNDLFWKLNEISEPPFACFAKFNQHFVLSASPERYLKKSDLKIISQPIKGTAKRGVTEPEDVLLKQNLASNKKEQAENVMIVDLVRNDLSKTATKASVQVEELFGIYTFKQVHQMISTVVSEVSPNENVVDIIKSTFPMGSMTGAPKLSAMKIIEEVEQTKRGLYSGAIGYFTPQNDFDFNVVIRSILYSQEYKYASFSVGSAITINANAADEYNECLLKAQAMQKVLEQC, from the coding sequence ATGCAACGGTTTTCAAAAACGTATCCGGTAGAAAATATTCCTTATTTTAAAAAGCAAATGCTTCAATGGGCACAGCAGTTCCGCGAAGTTGTTTTTTTAGAATCAAACAATCACAAAGCCAAGTACAGCACACACCAAGCTGTTTTGGCTTTTGATGCTTTTACGCTGCTGCAAACCGATTATTTCAATGCTTTTGAACAATTAAAAGAGTACCAACAAAATACCAACGATTGGCTTTTTGGCTATTTAACATACGATTTAAAAAACGATGTGGAACGATTGGAATCAAACAATTTTGATGGATTACATTTCCCTGATTTATTGTTTTTTCAACCAAAAAAACTCATTTTTTTTGAGAATGATTCAGTTCGATTGGAATATTTAGGAATGTGTGATGACGAAATGGATGATGATTTCCAACAGATAAATTCAACTGAAATTCAACAAGAAAATCAACAAGAAAATCAACAAGAAAAACTAAATGTAGAAAGTAAATTAACGTTTAATGAATACGAAACCGGGTTTAACAAAGTAATCAGTCATATTCAGCGGGGCGATATTTACGAAGCCAATTATTGCATGGAATTTTTTGCAGAAAAGGTACAGTTAAATTCCAATGATTTGTTTTGGAAACTCAATGAAATTTCCGAGCCGCCTTTTGCATGTTTTGCAAAATTCAACCAACACTTTGTGCTGAGTGCTTCGCCAGAACGTTATCTTAAAAAATCAGATTTAAAAATCATTTCGCAACCAATTAAAGGAACGGCGAAGCGAGGTGTTACAGAACCCGAAGATGTGCTTTTGAAACAAAATTTAGCATCAAACAAAAAAGAACAAGCCGAAAATGTGATGATTGTTGATTTGGTTCGAAACGATTTATCTAAAACGGCTACAAAAGCATCGGTTCAAGTAGAAGAATTGTTTGGAATTTATACGTTTAAACAAGTGCATCAAATGATTTCCACGGTTGTTTCAGAAGTTTCGCCCAACGAAAATGTGGTTGATATTATTAAATCTACCTTTCCAATGGGCAGTATGACCGGCGCACCGAAATTATCGGCAATGAAAATTATCGAAGAGGTTGAACAAACAAAGCGCGGTTTATACAGCGGTGCCATTGGGTATTTCACACCGCAAAATGATTTCGATTTTAATGTGGTTATCCGCAGTATTTTGTATAGTCAAGAATATAAATATGCATCGTTTAGCGTGGGAAGTGCCATTACCATTAACGCAAATGCAGCCGATGAATACAACGAATGCTTGTTGAAAGCACAAGCCATGCAAAAAGTTTTAGAACAATGTTAA
- a CDS encoding NADPH-dependent FMN reductase, which yields MLVFVGSNSSQSINEQLTKAVLKQLNITHTFVDLKTLDIPLFSEDLEREIKSPQGIVSLLEQINAFEHIFITTNEHNGNLSAFFKNILDWLSRADRSFLKAKKVFILSTSNGMRGGLSANELLQKMVHRFGCEVSEAYTFPAFSEHFNKETQEITNKEFLEEINHKLNIILES from the coding sequence ATGCTGGTATTTGTAGGAAGCAATTCATCACAATCAATCAACGAACAATTAACAAAAGCAGTTTTAAAGCAACTGAATATAACACACACCTTTGTTGATCTAAAAACATTAGATATTCCTTTATTTAGTGAAGATTTAGAGCGAGAAATTAAATCGCCCCAAGGAATTGTTTCTTTGTTAGAACAAATAAATGCCTTTGAACACATTTTCATTACTACTAATGAGCACAACGGCAATTTGTCGGCATTTTTCAAAAATATATTGGATTGGTTGTCGCGCGCTGATAGAAGTTTTTTAAAAGCAAAAAAGGTTTTTATTTTAAGTACATCAAACGGCATGCGCGGAGGTTTAAGTGCAAATGAATTGCTGCAAAAAATGGTGCATCGTTTTGGTTGTGAAGTTTCAGAAGCATACACCTTTCCAGCTTTTTCGGAACATTTTAATAAAGAAACACAAGAAATCACCAACAAAGAATTCTTAGAAGAAATCAATCATAAACTCAACATTATTTTAGAAAGTTAA
- a CDS encoding RluA family pseudouridine synthase, protein MTEDNNLIEDELYEHYRFEAGKGQAPLRVDKFLMNLVENATRNKIQKAAENGNIFVNDVPVKSNHKVKANDVVRVLMEQPPFENIIIPENIPLDIVYEDDDLLVINKPAGLVVHPGHGNYTGTLVNALAYHFENLPLNSSERPGLVHRIDKDTTGLLVIAKTDWTMSELQKQFAEKSTEREYVAIVWGNVQDDEGTIESYIGRHKVDRMQMASFPDDSTGAKYAVTHYKVLERLGYVTLVSCRLETGRTHQIRVHMKAIGHTLFNDERYGGEKILKGTTFTKYKQFVENTFKVLPRQALHAKTLGFMHPVKKEFMRFETDLPTDMVQAIERWRNYSNNHEVVEEED, encoded by the coding sequence ATGACAGAAGATAATAATTTAATAGAAGACGAACTATACGAACATTACCGTTTTGAAGCTGGTAAAGGACAAGCGCCCTTACGTGTTGATAAATTCTTGATGAATTTGGTAGAAAATGCTACTCGAAACAAAATTCAGAAGGCAGCCGAAAATGGAAATATTTTTGTGAATGATGTGCCTGTGAAGTCCAATCACAAAGTAAAAGCAAATGATGTGGTGCGCGTTTTAATGGAACAACCACCGTTTGAAAATATCATTATCCCCGAAAATATTCCTTTGGATATTGTTTATGAAGACGATGATTTGTTAGTGATTAATAAACCCGCAGGTTTGGTAGTGCATCCCGGTCATGGAAATTATACCGGAACTCTAGTTAATGCATTGGCGTATCATTTTGAAAATTTACCGTTAAACAGTTCCGAACGCCCTGGATTGGTGCACAGAATTGATAAAGATACCACGGGTTTATTGGTTATTGCCAAAACCGATTGGACCATGAGCGAATTGCAAAAACAGTTTGCCGAAAAATCAACCGAACGTGAATATGTTGCTATTGTTTGGGGAAATGTACAAGACGATGAAGGAACCATCGAAAGTTATATTGGTCGTCATAAAGTAGATCGTATGCAAATGGCTTCATTTCCCGATGATTCCACCGGAGCAAAATATGCAGTTACGCATTATAAGGTTTTAGAGCGTTTGGGCTATGTTACGTTGGTTTCATGCAGATTAGAAACAGGCAGAACACACCAAATTCGCGTGCACATGAAGGCAATTGGGCATACCTTGTTTAACGACGAACGTTATGGTGGCGAGAAAATTTTAAAAGGAACCACATTTACAAAATACAAACAATTTGTAGAAAACACTTTTAAAGTGTTGCCCCGACAAGCATTGCATGCCAAAACACTTGGTTTTATGCACCCTGTGAAAAAAGAATTTATGCGTTTTGAAACTGATTTGCCAACCGATATGGTTCAGGCGATTGAACGTTGGCGCAACTATTCCAACAATCATGAAGTAGTTGAAGAAGAAGATTAA
- a CDS encoding PASTA domain-containing protein: MGFTSFIKSKQFFFSLITAVIIMGLLVFGALQFLNIYTRHGKEIAIPDLRKMKVENAMGAVAENGFEIIIIDTVDFNPKYPPLTISDQDPKPNDAVKQGRKIYVKINAKGYSSIRLPNLDGRTLRHATAIIESLGLKKGEVIYEPDFAKDVVMRIEQDGRILRAGDKVLKNSKINLVLGDGMLGYKPEVDTLGEMYEDVAPEIDSIF, from the coding sequence ATGGGTTTTACATCATTTATAAAAAGTAAACAGTTTTTTTTCTCGCTAATCACCGCAGTAATCATCATGGGTTTGCTGGTTTTTGGGGCTTTACAATTTTTAAATATTTATACACGCCACGGCAAAGAAATTGCGATTCCCGATTTAAGAAAAATGAAGGTTGAAAATGCAATGGGTGCCGTTGCTGAAAATGGTTTTGAAATTATTATCATTGATACGGTTGATTTTAATCCGAAATATCCACCATTAACTATTTCAGATCAAGATCCAAAACCGAACGACGCAGTGAAACAAGGGCGAAAAATTTATGTAAAAATCAATGCCAAAGGATATTCTTCGATACGATTGCCAAATCTAGACGGACGCACCTTGCGACATGCAACTGCAATCATTGAATCGCTCGGTTTGAAAAAAGGCGAAGTTATTTATGAACCCGATTTTGCAAAAGATGTGGTTATGCGTATTGAACAAGATGGTAGAATTTTACGAGCAGGTGATAAAGTACTTAAAAATTCTAAAATCAATTTGGTTTTGGGCGATGGAATGCTTGGGTACAAACCCGAAGTGGACACATTAGGCGAAATGTATGAAGATGTGGCACCCGAAATCGATTCAATTTTTTAA
- a CDS encoding D-alanine--D-alanine ligase, with protein MKNVAIIMGGYSSEYKISLKSGEVVYNHLDSSKYNLYKIHVLTEGWYYVDAQENQFPVDKNDFSVIIDGNKIRFDVVFNAIHGTPGEDGLIQAYFKLLNIPQTSCNYYQAALTFNKRDMLSVLKPYGIKTAISYYLNNGDFVDEDQIIQRVGLPCFVKPNKSGSSFGISMVKESAELLPAIEKAYAEDDEIIIESYLKGTEVSVGVIKYQGETVVLPITEIVSENDFFDYEAKYEGKSSEITPARISEEEKAKVEDVAKRIYTILKMDGFSRSEFILVSGEPFLLEMNTVPGLTAESILPQQAREAGISLNELFDNAIELALNRNPF; from the coding sequence ATGAAAAATGTAGCAATTATTATGGGAGGATATTCTAGCGAGTATAAAATATCCTTAAAAAGCGGCGAAGTTGTTTATAATCATTTAGATAGTTCCAAATATAATTTATATAAAATTCACGTTTTAACGGAAGGTTGGTATTATGTTGATGCACAAGAAAACCAATTTCCTGTCGATAAAAATGATTTTTCTGTAATTATAGATGGAAACAAAATCAGGTTTGATGTAGTTTTTAATGCGATTCACGGCACACCTGGAGAAGACGGATTGATACAAGCTTATTTTAAATTATTGAATATTCCGCAAACTTCTTGTAATTACTATCAAGCAGCACTCACTTTTAACAAACGCGACATGCTTTCTGTTTTGAAACCTTACGGAATTAAAACAGCCATTTCGTATTACTTGAACAATGGGGATTTTGTAGATGAAGACCAAATTATTCAACGTGTTGGGCTACCGTGTTTTGTGAAACCCAATAAATCCGGATCAAGTTTTGGAATTTCGATGGTGAAAGAAAGCGCAGAACTGCTTCCGGCTATTGAAAAAGCCTATGCAGAAGATGATGAAATCATTATTGAAAGTTATTTAAAAGGAACAGAAGTTTCGGTAGGCGTTATTAAATACCAAGGCGAAACAGTAGTTTTACCCATTACAGAAATTGTTTCGGAAAATGATTTTTTTGATTATGAAGCGAAATATGAAGGAAAATCGAGCGAGATTACACCTGCAAGAATTTCTGAAGAAGAAAAAGCAAAGGTGGAAGATGTGGCCAAACGCATTTATACGATTTTAAAAATGGATGGTTTCTCTCGATCAGAATTTATTTTGGTGAGTGGTGAACCTTTTTTGTTGGAAATGAATACCGTTCCGGGTTTAACTGCCGAAAGTATTTTGCCCCAACAAGCACGAGAAGCAGGAATTTCTTTAAACGAACTATTTGATAACGCTATTGAATTAGCCCTAAACCGCAACCCATTTTAA
- the coaD gene encoding pantetheine-phosphate adenylyltransferase, translating into MKKAVFPGSFDPITNGHVDVITRALPLFDEIIIAIGTNAEKKYMFSLNDRKRFIEETFANEPKVKVDLYEGLTIDYCKKQNADFLLRGLRNPADFEFEKAIAHANRLVSGIETVFLLTAVDTSFISSSIVRDFIRNNGDYSLLVPKAVKK; encoded by the coding sequence ATGAAAAAAGCTGTTTTTCCAGGTTCGTTTGACCCAATAACAAACGGACACGTAGATGTTATAACACGCGCTTTGCCTTTGTTCGATGAAATTATTATTGCCATTGGAACAAATGCCGAAAAAAAGTATATGTTTAGCTTAAATGATCGCAAACGCTTTATTGAAGAGACTTTTGCCAACGAACCGAAGGTTAAAGTAGATTTATACGAAGGCTTAACTATTGATTACTGCAAAAAACAAAATGCTGATTTTTTACTGAGAGGTTTGCGCAACCCAGCCGATTTTGAGTTTGAAAAAGCTATTGCACATGCCAACCGATTGGTTTCGGGGATTGAAACTGTTTTCTTGCTAACTGCTGTTGATACTTCGTTTATCAGTTCAAGTATCGTGCGTGATTTTATCCGCAACAATGGTGATTACAGTTTGTTGGTTCCAAAGGCAGTGAAAAAGTAA
- the sucD gene encoding succinate--CoA ligase subunit alpha → MSVLVNKDSKIIVQGFTGSEGTFHASQMIEYGTNVVGGVTPGKGGTMHLDRPVFNTVKDAVEKAGADTSIIFVPPAFAADAIMEAAEAGIKVIICITEGIPVADMVTAYNYVKTRENCRLVGPNCPGVITPGEAKVGIMPGFVFKKGTVGIVSKSGTLTYEAADQVVKQGLGITTAIGIGGDPIIGTTTKEAVELLMNDSETEAIIMIGEIGGQLEADAARWIKENGNKKPVIGFIAGETAPKGRTMGHAGAIVGGADDTAEAKKRIMRECGIHVVDSPAEIGKKVKEVLG, encoded by the coding sequence ATGAGTGTATTAGTAAACAAAGATTCTAAAATAATAGTTCAAGGTTTTACAGGAAGCGAAGGAACATTCCACGCCTCACAAATGATTGAATACGGAACAAACGTAGTAGGTGGTGTTACTCCTGGTAAAGGTGGAACTATGCATTTAGATCGTCCTGTATTTAATACAGTAAAAGATGCTGTTGAAAAAGCAGGTGCAGATACATCTATTATCTTTGTACCGCCAGCATTTGCTGCCGATGCAATTATGGAAGCAGCCGAAGCAGGAATAAAAGTAATTATTTGTATTACAGAAGGTATTCCGGTTGCCGATATGGTAACGGCATATAACTATGTAAAAACAAGAGAAAATTGTCGTTTGGTAGGTCCTAACTGTCCAGGTGTAATCACGCCAGGTGAAGCAAAAGTTGGTATTATGCCAGGTTTTGTATTCAAAAAAGGAACAGTAGGCATTGTTTCTAAATCGGGAACATTAACTTATGAAGCAGCAGACCAAGTAGTGAAACAAGGTTTAGGAATTACAACTGCAATTGGTATTGGTGGAGATCCAATTATTGGAACAACAACCAAAGAAGCGGTTGAGTTATTAATGAATGATTCAGAGACCGAAGCAATCATTATGATTGGTGAAATTGGAGGACAATTAGAAGCAGATGCAGCACGTTGGATCAAAGAAAACGGAAACAAAAAACCAGTTATCGGATTCATCGCAGGTGAAACAGCACCTAAAGGACGTACAATGGGACATGCAGGTGCAATTGTTGGTGGAGCTGATGACACAGCAGAAGCTAAAAAACGCATCATGAGAGAATGTGGTATCCATGTTGTAGATTCTCCAGCAGAAATCGGTAAAAAAGTAAAAGAAGTTTTAGGATAA
- a CDS encoding nuclear transport factor 2 family protein: protein MSNALQIVRKFYESAGILSKTYCLDVFHEDIQLEWHSSKGHLFLELPDLLALSKDLKHSYFDLRANVHDIMSQGNKVMIRYTYYVRTFENPEEEMVLATFFTLWEVKEDKLYKGVQMSQLANL, encoded by the coding sequence ATGAGTAACGCATTACAAATTGTAAGAAAGTTTTACGAATCGGCAGGAATCTTAAGCAAAACCTATTGTTTAGACGTTTTTCATGAAGATATTCAGCTGGAATGGCACAGTTCTAAAGGACATTTGTTTTTAGAATTGCCTGATCTTTTGGCATTGTCTAAAGATTTAAAACACTCTTACTTTGATTTGCGTGCCAATGTTCATGATATAATGAGTCAAGGAAATAAAGTAATGATTCGTTATACATATTACGTGCGAACTTTCGAAAATCCTGAAGAAGAAATGGTGCTTGCAACCTTTTTCACGCTTTGGGAAGTAAAAGAAGACAAATTATACAAAGGTGTTCAAATGAGTCAGTTGGCAAATTTGTAA
- a CDS encoding UDP-3-O-(3-hydroxymyristoyl)glucosamine N-acyltransferase: MRFPKTYRLENIAEIMGCTFVGAPDFPVLGMNEIHVVQPGEIVFVDHPKYYDKALQSNATIILINKDVECPEGKALLISDDPFRDFNKLSVYFRPFQASSTAIASTAEIGEGTVIQPNAFVGNHVKIGKNCIIHANVVINDHTIIGDNVVVHAGTVLGADAFYYKKRTDFFDPLVSCGSVVIENDVTLGALCTIDRGVTGETRIKKGTKIDNQVHIGHDTIIGEMCLIAAQCGIAGCVVIENHVTLWGQVGTTSGITIGAHTVVLAKSGVSKSLEGNKVYFGAPAEEAREYYKHIAKVKKLVK, from the coding sequence ATGAGATTTCCTAAAACATATCGTTTAGAAAATATTGCAGAAATAATGGGGTGTACTTTTGTGGGTGCACCCGATTTTCCTGTTTTAGGAATGAACGAAATTCATGTGGTGCAACCCGGTGAAATCGTTTTTGTAGATCATCCAAAATATTATGATAAAGCTTTACAATCAAATGCAACCATCATTTTAATAAATAAGGATGTAGAATGCCCAGAAGGTAAAGCGCTCTTAATTTCAGATGATCCGTTCCGCGATTTTAACAAACTGTCGGTTTATTTTCGTCCGTTTCAAGCTTCATCAACAGCAATAGCATCAACAGCCGAAATAGGTGAGGGAACCGTTATTCAGCCCAATGCTTTTGTTGGAAATCATGTAAAAATTGGTAAAAACTGTATCATTCATGCAAATGTAGTTATAAATGATCATACCATAATAGGTGATAACGTAGTGGTTCATGCAGGAACCGTTTTAGGAGCCGATGCTTTTTATTACAAAAAGCGAACCGATTTTTTCGATCCGTTGGTATCCTGTGGTTCGGTAGTAATCGAAAATGATGTAACACTTGGCGCATTATGCACCATAGACCGCGGTGTAACAGGTGAAACGCGCATAAAAAAAGGTACCAAAATTGACAACCAAGTGCATATAGGTCACGATACCATAATTGGCGAAATGTGTTTAATTGCAGCGCAATGTGGTATTGCAGGTTGTGTAGTAATTGAAAATCATGTAACTTTATGGGGTCAAGTTGGAACCACGAGTGGCATCACAATTGGTGCACACACGGTGGTTTTAGCAAAATCGGGCGTTTCAAAAAGTTTAGAAGGCAATAAAGTATATTTTGGTGCACCAGCAGAAGAAGCGCGCGAATATTATAAACACATTGCCAAGGTGAAAAAATTAGTAAAATAG